The following coding sequences are from one Malaciobacter pacificus window:
- a CDS encoding flagellar basal body P-ring protein FlgI has product MKYLLIFILLFSSLYSQTVKDISNIIGIRDNQLIGYGLVVGLAGTGDKAKFTMQSLQNLLRNSYIKIPSGSINSKNIAAVMVTAQLPAFSRQGDKIKVKVSTIGDAKSVDHGELLITQLKGVDGNVYALAQGTIVANENNLTTGFIYDGATVENEIDYDLSQENSIQLSLYKSSAKTADLIQTKINNLFGTKLAQALDTRTIDVKKPRDMSMVKFISMVENIPLDSTFKKKLIIDMSRETVVAGGDITIDPVTIARDSFTLRIKQSPLSNTQWNDLKINKGVDIGDDVKIADKPAIDINNAMINTKGTPTVTDLVRAMKVMKLPMTEIIDTIKMIKEMGALDVEIEVRG; this is encoded by the coding sequence TTGAAATATTTATTGATTTTTATACTATTATTCTCATCTTTGTACTCACAAACAGTAAAAGATATATCAAACATAATTGGAATAAGAGATAACCAACTTATTGGTTATGGTCTAGTTGTTGGACTTGCAGGGACAGGAGACAAAGCTAAATTTACTATGCAAAGCTTACAAAATCTTCTTAGAAATTCTTATATCAAAATTCCATCTGGTTCTATTAATTCTAAAAATATTGCTGCAGTGATGGTAACAGCTCAGCTTCCAGCATTTTCAAGACAAGGTGATAAAATCAAAGTAAAAGTATCAACTATTGGTGATGCAAAATCTGTAGATCATGGTGAACTTTTAATTACTCAATTAAAAGGAGTTGATGGAAATGTTTATGCATTAGCTCAAGGAACTATTGTTGCAAATGAAAACAATCTTACGACGGGTTTTATATATGATGGAGCTACTGTTGAAAATGAAATAGATTATGATTTATCTCAAGAAAATTCTATTCAACTAAGTCTTTATAAAAGTTCTGCTAAAACTGCTGATTTAATTCAAACAAAAATCAATAACCTATTTGGAACAAAATTAGCTCAAGCTTTGGATACAAGAACAATTGATGTAAAAAAACCTAGAGATATGTCTATGGTTAAATTTATATCTATGGTTGAAAATATTCCTTTAGATTCTACTTTTAAAAAGAAGCTTATTATTGATATGAGCAGGGAAACTGTAGTTGCAGGTGGGGATATAACAATTGACCCAGTTACAATTGCTAGAGATTCATTTACTCTTAGAATAAAACAATCTCCTCTATCAAATACACAGTGGAATGACCTGAAAATCAATAAAGGTGTAGATATTGGAGATGATGTAAAAATTGCAGATAAGCCAGCTATTGACATAAATAATGCAATGATAAATACTAAAGGTACGCCTACTGTAACAGATTTAGTAAGAGCAATGAAAGTTATGAAACTACCTATGACTGAAATTATTGATACAATTAAGATGATTAAAGAGATGGGTGCGTTAGATGTTGAAATAGAAGTAAGAGGATAA
- the fliM gene encoding flagellar motor switch protein FliM: MAEFLSQDEIDALLDIAEQGEDIDASPIEKPISKEKNYSIYDFKKPNRITPEQFKAFNTMHDKMLRDFITDLSAMLRKIVDVKLYSIEQMTYGEFILSIPQITSLNTLSIKPLEGRIVIECNPAISHKIIAELLGSGAINTSDNLNRELTEIEIEILEHFYKVFIKNLNKTWAEISNINYKIESRDTNANAIQIVSDHEIVLLVVLEITVDEESGFLSICYPISYFEPLLTKIVEKVFSEGKNRKSSRKQDIKTLISGARMTIESIMAETELTAEDILGLKVDDVIVFNKNANSASAKIYINKKEKFSAISGISNNRKAIQLKSNLDREKQSTLDILREMRKDREQKAKQRKETIERLLEEKTK, translated from the coding sequence ATGGCTGAATTTTTAAGTCAAGATGAAATTGACGCACTTTTAGATATTGCCGAACAAGGTGAAGATATTGATGCTTCTCCAATAGAAAAGCCTATATCAAAAGAAAAAAATTATTCAATTTATGATTTTAAAAAACCAAATAGAATAACACCTGAACAATTTAAAGCATTTAATACTATGCATGATAAAATGCTTAGAGATTTTATTACTGACCTTTCAGCGATGCTGCGAAAAATTGTTGATGTTAAATTATATTCAATTGAGCAAATGACTTATGGTGAGTTTATTCTTTCTATTCCTCAAATCACTTCATTAAATACATTATCTATAAAACCACTTGAAGGTAGAATAGTAATTGAGTGTAACCCTGCAATTTCTCATAAAATTATTGCTGAACTTTTAGGTTCAGGTGCAATTAATACAAGTGACAATTTAAATAGAGAACTAACAGAAATTGAAATTGAAATACTTGAACATTTTTATAAAGTTTTTATCAAGAATCTTAATAAAACTTGGGCTGAGATTTCAAATATAAACTATAAAATTGAATCAAGAGATACAAATGCTAATGCAATTCAAATTGTATCAGATCATGAGATTGTTTTACTTGTAGTTCTTGAAATTACAGTTGATGAAGAATCAGGGTTCTTATCAATTTGTTATCCAATCTCTTATTTCGAACCTTTACTAACAAAAATTGTTGAAAAAGTATTTAGTGAAGGAAAAAATAGAAAATCTTCTAGAAAACAAGATATAAAAACACTTATTTCTGGTGCTAGAATGACTATTGAATCTATAATGGCTGAGACTGAATTAACAGCAGAAGATATCTTAGGATTAAAAGTAGATGATGTTATTGTATTTAATAAAAATGCAAATTCAGCATCTGCAAAGATTTATATCAATAAAAAAGAGAAGTTCTCAGCAATCTCTGGAATATCAAATAATAGAAAAGCTATTCAATTAAAATCAAATCTTGATAGAGAAAAGCAAAGTACTTTAGATATTTTAAGAGAAATGAGAAAAGATAGAGAACAAAAAGCTAAACAAAGAAAAGAAACAATAGAAAGATTATTAGAAGAAAAAACGAAATAA
- the pyrC gene encoding dihydroorotase, whose translation MSITTFEINEPLDMHLHLRDGDMLKLVGPLTSNTFSGALIMPNLVPPVTTKEDLLAYKKRILEACDGDAFEPYMTLFFKNDYTYEFLEDIKDDIIGIKLYPAGITTNSETGVASMDVEVLRPTLESMSKLGIPLCIHGETNGFVMDREKEFMPIYESIASAFPDLKIIMEHITTKDAVELLDKYDNLHATVTLHHLLITLDDVAGGMLAPHLFCKPIAKRPEDRSALLDAALKAHPKLMFGSDSAPHPKHKKECCGCAAGVFTSPIALQVLTDLFDKYQCLDNLNAFVSLNAQKIYGKNPVKKTIKLIKKDFVVPAIYEFENENVVPMFAGETIPWSLED comes from the coding sequence ATGAGCATCACAACATTTGAGATAAATGAACCTTTAGACATGCACCTTCACTTACGTGATGGTGATATGTTAAAATTAGTTGGTCCACTAACATCAAATACGTTTAGTGGAGCACTAATCATGCCTAACTTAGTTCCTCCTGTTACTACAAAAGAGGACTTATTAGCTTACAAAAAAAGAATTTTAGAAGCTTGTGATGGTGATGCTTTTGAACCATATATGACACTATTTTTTAAAAATGATTATACTTACGAATTTTTAGAAGATATAAAAGATGATATTATTGGAATAAAACTTTACCCTGCAGGAATTACAACAAACTCTGAAACAGGTGTTGCTTCTATGGATGTTGAAGTATTAAGACCTACATTAGAATCAATGAGTAAATTAGGAATTCCTTTATGTATTCATGGTGAAACTAATGGTTTTGTTATGGATAGAGAAAAAGAATTTATGCCAATTTATGAATCAATTGCTTCTGCATTCCCTGATTTAAAAATCATTATGGAGCATATTACTACAAAAGATGCAGTTGAATTACTTGATAAATATGATAATTTACATGCAACTGTAACTTTACATCATTTATTAATTACTCTTGATGATGTTGCTGGTGGTATGTTAGCTCCTCATTTATTCTGTAAGCCAATTGCAAAAAGACCAGAAGATAGAAGTGCATTATTAGATGCTGCTTTAAAAGCTCATCCAAAATTAATGTTTGGAAGTGATAGTGCTCCACATCCTAAACATAAAAAAGAGTGTTGTGGTTGTGCAGCAGGTGTATTTACTTCACCAATTGCTTTACAAGTATTAACTGATTTATTTGATAAGTATCAATGTTTAGATAATCTAAATGCATTTGTATCATTAAATGCTCAAAAAATTTATGGGAAAAATCCTGTAAAGAAAACTATAAAATTAATAAAAAAAGATTTTGTAGTTCCTGCTATTTATGAATTTGAAAATGAAAATGTAGTTCCTATGTTTGCAGGAGAAACAATTCCTTGGAGTTTAGAAGATTAA
- a CDS encoding P-II family nitrogen regulator, producing MKKIEAVIKPFKLEDVKDALAEAGVTGMTVSDVKGYGRQQGHSELYRGAEYVVDFLPKIKIELVVSEDQVDSTIAIIIDAAKTGKIGDGKIFVSAVEKTVRIRTGEQDEDAI from the coding sequence GTGAAAAAAATTGAAGCTGTAATTAAACCGTTTAAATTAGAAGATGTAAAAGATGCATTAGCTGAAGCTGGTGTAACAGGTATGACTGTGTCTGATGTTAAAGGATATGGAAGACAACAAGGTCACTCTGAGTTATATAGAGGTGCTGAATATGTTGTTGATTTCTTACCAAAAATTAAAATTGAATTAGTTGTTTCTGAAGATCAAGTAGATTCTACTATTGCAATTATTATTGATGCTGCAAAAACTGGAAAGATTGGAGATGGAAAGATTTTCGTTTCAGCTGTTGAAAAAACTGTTAGAATTAGAACTGGGGAACAAGATGAGGATGCTATTTAA
- a CDS encoding ammonium transporter, giving the protein MDIQSVSYIIDTLYAIFAMTLIIFMVPGFAMLEAGIVRTKNVTAVLTINTLIYAIASMAFLLIGYSIAFGDFGADGMSKWAAFLFQMAFVGKVVNIMSGGVSERAKVIPLAFFTIIMAAILYPIVVNVSWGSDFLDGTFLDLTMYDLAGSTVIHSTGGWALLAAILIIGARKGRYTKDGGIRVIPASNIPLLTLGAFLLWIGWFGFNGGSVGSIASKENADAVALTIMNTNTAGLAGAIMVAIIMYFMYKKLDLTMILNGALGGLVAVTAGPDLYDIYTPILIGAVGGALVVFGVSFFDKLRIDDPVGALSVHLVNGIWGTLAVGIFASNGTDITLLGQIKGIVVVGLFAFISSYIILFIINKIVSLRADEDEEMQGLDVEECGIEAYPEFKRAF; this is encoded by the coding sequence ATGGATATTCAATCAGTATCTTACATAATCGATACGTTGTATGCAATTTTTGCAATGACGCTAATTATCTTTATGGTTCCAGGTTTTGCAATGTTAGAAGCAGGAATTGTTAGAACAAAAAACGTAACAGCAGTATTAACAATCAATACTCTAATTTATGCAATTGCTTCTATGGCATTTTTACTAATTGGTTACTCTATAGCATTTGGTGATTTTGGAGCTGATGGTATGAGTAAATGGGCAGCATTTTTATTTCAAATGGCATTTGTAGGAAAAGTTGTAAATATTATGAGTGGAGGTGTTAGTGAAAGAGCAAAAGTTATTCCTCTAGCATTTTTTACAATCATAATGGCAGCTATTTTATATCCAATTGTTGTAAATGTTTCTTGGGGAAGTGATTTTTTAGATGGTACATTTTTAGATTTAACTATGTATGACTTAGCTGGTTCTACAGTTATTCACTCAACTGGTGGTTGGGCACTACTTGCAGCAATTTTAATAATTGGAGCTAGAAAAGGAAGATATACAAAAGATGGTGGGATTAGAGTAATTCCAGCTTCAAATATTCCTTTATTAACATTAGGTGCATTTTTACTATGGATTGGTTGGTTTGGATTCAATGGTGGTTCAGTTGGTTCAATTGCTTCAAAAGAGAATGCAGATGCAGTTGCTCTTACAATTATGAATACAAACACTGCAGGTTTAGCAGGTGCAATTATGGTTGCAATTATTATGTATTTCATGTACAAAAAACTAGATTTAACTATGATTTTAAATGGTGCTTTAGGTGGATTAGTTGCAGTAACAGCAGGTCCTGATTTATATGATATTTATACTCCAATCTTAATTGGTGCTGTTGGTGGTGCTTTAGTTGTATTTGGTGTATCTTTCTTTGACAAATTAAGAATTGATGATCCAGTTGGTGCATTATCAGTACACTTAGTAAATGGTATTTGGGGAACATTAGCAGTTGGTATTTTTGCTTCAAATGGAACTGATATTACACTTCTTGGACAAATTAAGGGTATAGTTGTAGTAGGTTTATTTGCTTTTATATCTTCATACATTATATTGTTTATTATTAATAAAATTGTTTCTTTAAGAGCAGATGAAGATGAAGAGATGCAAGGACTTGATGTAGAAGAATGTGGTATTGAAGCTTATCCAGAGTTTAAAAGAGCATTCTAA
- a CDS encoding P-II family nitrogen regulator, protein MKKIEVIIKPFKLEDVKDALVEAGITGMSVYDVKGYGRQQGHSELYRGAEYVVDFLPKIKIDIVVKEDMVDAAIEAIVNSAKTGKIGDGKIFVSSLDEVVRIRTEERGSEAI, encoded by the coding sequence ATGAAAAAAATTGAAGTAATAATTAAACCATTCAAACTAGAAGATGTAAAAGATGCTTTAGTTGAAGCTGGAATTACAGGTATGAGTGTTTACGATGTAAAAGGTTATGGTAGACAACAAGGTCACTCTGAATTATACAGAGGGGCTGAGTATGTAGTTGATTTTTTACCAAAAATCAAAATTGATATTGTGGTAAAAGAAGATATGGTTGATGCAGCAATAGAAGCTATTGTTAACTCAGCAAAAACAGGGAAAATTGGTGATGGAAAGATTTTTGTATCTTCTTTAGATGAAGTAGTAAGAATCAGAACTGAAGAAAGAGGAAGTGAAGCTATCTAA